The following are from one region of the Ignavibacteriota bacterium genome:
- a CDS encoding S8 family serine peptidase, protein MKLLKGTDTFWIVYVDLNGDGDISDEKPIRNYKEKQDAFSFSYPGDLPPLTMGLNVLPGAKSEDPASSGIVSFHFDDGSHGTHVAGIAGGYQIGGINFNGIAPGAKMMSMKLGNNLYSGGCTVTESMKNSYLYADKISKEMKVPVIVNMSFGIGSELEGHADIEKFLEDLTKENPYLYICGSSGNEGPGISSVGLPSASYSIFSSGAVLTKDVGADLYGATLNRDIILFFSSRGAEVRKPDVCSPGANTSTVPNWTGWDRFWGTSMAAPYSAGVISLLLSAAAQEYPDVKIPSQLLFKAVREGAVKMDGYSNLDQGHGYINVINAYNQLKKYIEDGEVNKFESYTISSLAPNAPFGKAQNLYLRDGSFLRSEDTFTFSITRNGFHEGEKFYRSFRIESDSDLPTGQAGWLIPIQKKTYIRNEQSTFVNVKFDLAKMKEPGLYTGRLKAYRDDNSGFPEFEMQATVVMPYRFSYEDNYYRSWKDEKVEQGLFKRYFIDVPAGQTGMKIKLSASGKDYARVRYVLFSPDGISIDASSQVHTLDNKNEVEGSYYNLEPGVYEVVVDGIFLAKSISSYDLSIQFYGINRLDDKIISAEDNQIEVVNYFNGPAIYNLNGKLNGYELNHNITISGSEKFRMPFILRKGEASKEFKIEMAKTDFAKLTDLALLISDTDGYFVESDALSYSNGSISIPNTSDSDSTEYILEIVPGFALGSSSADIKLTEIATFKSDYSINVLSEKKPNVNLYPSLPKQLQIDFEKPNEYFPDNSHPFGKIIFESSSTKKTEYELPIKFKF, encoded by the coding sequence TTGAAACTACTGAAAGGAACTGATACATTCTGGATTGTATATGTTGATTTGAATGGTGACGGAGATATTTCGGATGAGAAGCCGATAAGAAATTACAAAGAAAAACAGGATGCATTCTCTTTTAGCTATCCCGGAGATCTTCCACCGCTTACAATGGGTTTGAATGTTCTTCCGGGAGCGAAGTCGGAAGACCCGGCTTCATCTGGAATTGTTTCATTTCATTTTGATGATGGTTCGCATGGAACTCACGTTGCGGGAATAGCTGGTGGCTATCAAATCGGGGGAATTAATTTCAATGGAATAGCTCCCGGTGCAAAAATGATGAGTATGAAACTTGGTAATAATCTTTATTCCGGCGGATGCACAGTTACCGAAAGTATGAAAAATTCTTATCTCTATGCTGATAAAATCTCCAAAGAGATGAAAGTGCCGGTAATTGTTAATATGAGCTTTGGTATCGGTTCTGAGTTAGAGGGACATGCTGATATCGAAAAATTTCTTGAAGATCTGACAAAAGAAAATCCATACCTTTACATTTGCGGCAGCAGTGGAAACGAAGGACCCGGAATATCAAGTGTTGGATTACCATCAGCTTCTTATTCAATATTTTCTTCCGGTGCTGTTTTAACAAAAGATGTTGGTGCGGATCTATACGGAGCAACATTAAACAGGGATATAATACTTTTTTTCTCATCGCGAGGTGCTGAAGTTCGAAAACCAGATGTTTGTTCTCCAGGAGCAAATACATCAACAGTACCAAACTGGACAGGTTGGGATAGATTCTGGGGTACCAGTATGGCAGCTCCGTATTCTGCAGGAGTTATTTCGCTTTTACTAAGTGCTGCTGCACAAGAATATCCTGATGTAAAAATTCCATCACAACTTTTATTTAAAGCTGTTCGTGAAGGTGCTGTAAAAATGGATGGATACAGCAATCTCGATCAAGGTCATGGTTATATAAATGTGATCAACGCATACAATCAATTAAAAAAATATATTGAAGACGGTGAGGTAAATAAATTTGAGTCCTACACAATCTCATCATTAGCGCCGAATGCACCATTTGGAAAAGCACAAAACCTTTATTTGAGAGACGGATCTTTTCTCAGAAGTGAAGACACATTCACATTTTCAATTACCAGAAATGGATTTCATGAAGGTGAAAAATTTTACAGATCATTCAGGATTGAAAGCGATAGTGACTTGCCTACCGGTCAGGCAGGCTGGCTTATCCCAATTCAGAAAAAAACTTATATCAGAAATGAACAATCAACTTTCGTAAATGTAAAATTTGATCTGGCAAAGATGAAGGAACCTGGTTTATACACAGGAAGACTTAAAGCTTACCGCGATGACAATTCAGGATTTCCGGAATTTGAAATGCAGGCAACGGTCGTTATGCCGTACAGATTCAGTTATGAAGATAATTACTACAGAAGCTGGAAGGATGAAAAAGTTGAACAAGGATTGTTCAAAAGATATTTTATTGATGTACCAGCCGGTCAGACCGGTATGAAAATTAAATTATCTGCTTCAGGTAAAGATTATGCAAGAGTCAGATATGTATTATTTTCTCCCGATGGAATCAGTATTGATGCTTCATCACAGGTGCATACTCTTGACAATAAGAATGAAGTTGAAGGATCGTATTATAATCTCGAACCGGGAGTTTATGAAGTCGTCGTTGATGGTATTTTCCTTGCTAAAAGTATTTCATCCTATGATCTTTCAATTCAGTTTTATGGAATAAACAGACTTGATGATAAAATTATATCAGCAGAAGATAATCAGATTGAAGTCGTAAATTATTTCAACGGACCTGCAATTTATAATCTGAATGGAAAATTAAACGGTTACGAGTTAAATCATAATATCACAATCAGTGGGAGCGAAAAATTCAGAATGCCGTTCATTCTCAGGAAAGGTGAAGCATCAAAAGAATTTAAAATTGAAATGGCAAAAACTGATTTTGCTAAATTGACGGACCTTGCTCTGTTGATTTCCGATACTGATGGCTATTTTGTCGAATCAGATGCATTAAGCTACAGTAATGGAAGCATCAGCATACCTAATACATCCGATAGTGATTCAACTGAATATATACTGGAGATTGTTCCTGGCTTTGCTCTTGGATCAAGCTCTGCAGATATCAAGCTTACTGAGATTGCAACTTTTAAATCCGACTACAGCATTAATGTATTGAGCGAAAAGAAACCAAACGTTAATTTATATCCGTCGTTGCCAAAGCAGCTTCAAATAGATTTCGAAAAGCCGAATGAATATTTCCCGGATAATTCACATCCGTTTGGGAAAATTATATTTGAATCTTCATCAACAAAAAAGACAGAGTATGAACTTCCAATTAAATTCAAATTCTAA
- the rsmI gene encoding 16S rRNA (cytidine(1402)-2'-O)-methyltransferase, with product MKKSLFIVSTPIGNYEDITLRALRVLKEVDFIICEDFKEARRLLSKYKIEKQLVELNEHNENEVSDEILMKLLEGKSAAIISDCGTPLFSDPGHLLVDLAIQNKIDVIPIPGASSLLTTLVGSGMDFEKFYYYGWLSPKKDIRRKQLFDLKRRKETIVLMDTPYRLKTLMEDIVKILGANIPCVLAYELTKEKEKFYRGNAGNILSHVEKENLKGEFVLVIKN from the coding sequence ATGAAAAAATCTCTTTTTATTGTCTCTACTCCAATAGGTAATTACGAAGATATTACTCTTCGTGCATTACGGGTTCTCAAAGAAGTTGATTTTATTATTTGCGAGGATTTTAAAGAAGCACGGAGACTTCTTTCGAAATACAAAATTGAAAAACAATTGGTAGAACTGAATGAACACAATGAGAATGAAGTTTCAGATGAAATTCTGATGAAGCTGCTTGAAGGAAAATCTGCTGCCATTATTTCTGATTGCGGAACTCCACTATTTTCTGATCCCGGACATTTGCTTGTTGATCTGGCAATTCAGAATAAGATAGATGTTATTCCAATTCCCGGTGCAAGTTCACTGCTAACAACTCTGGTTGGAAGTGGAATGGACTTTGAAAAATTCTATTACTACGGCTGGCTTTCACCAAAGAAAGATATCCGCAGAAAGCAACTGTTCGATTTGAAAAGGAGAAAAGAAACAATTGTATTAATGGATACTCCATACAGACTCAAAACTTTAATGGAAGATATTGTAAAAATTCTTGGCGCAAATATTCCTTGCGTTCTTGCATATGAGCTTACAAAAGAAAAAGAAAAATTTTACAGAGGAAACGCCGGCAATATTTTAAGTCACGTTGAAAAAGAAAATTTAAAGGGTGAGTTTGTGTTGGTCATAAAAAATTAA
- a CDS encoding oligopeptide transporter, OPT family, which yields MSEHTSGAIKGLPENAYKELKPGEEYKPLMPANTTPQEITPYSVIMGLLMAVLFSAAAAYLGLKIGQVFEAAIPIAIIAVGVSTLMKIKSPLGQNVIIQSIGQNSGLIVAGAIFTIPALYILNLDAEFFQIFLASSFGGVLGILFLIPFRKYFVAEMHGQFPFPEATATTEILVAGEKGGKQALVLVVSGLIGGIYDFIIATFGWWSEVFTTRVFGFGEMLADKFKLVFRLNLGAAVMGLGYIVGLKYSAIIAAGSFVSWYLLIPVISYIGGGLTETFGTGATKLISAMSAEEIFRQYVRHVGIGGIAMAGIIGIIRSSKIIRDAISLGFKEIFEKKHANNTQVRTQRDLPMKIIIVGIVLTAILLLVFFYMGVVYDIGWALAGLLIVLVISFLFTTVAANAIAIVGTNPVSGMTLMTLILSSIILTSVGLKGSSGMIAALIIGGVVCTALSMAGGFITDLKIGYWLGSSPIKQERWKFLGVLVSALTVGFVIMILNETYGFVGEGALVAPQANAMAAVIQPLMDQQPAPWTLYIVGAILALVLTMIKVPALAFALGMYIPLELNTPLLVGGLIAHFVSTRSKDENINNARRERGTLIASGFIAGGALMGVVSAILRWQGLNWVNYDWAESHAAELIGIVMFALLCVYMIWDSLRGKPDTD from the coding sequence ATGAGTGAACACACATCAGGAGCAATAAAAGGACTTCCCGAAAATGCTTACAAAGAGCTAAAACCCGGTGAAGAATATAAGCCATTAATGCCAGCAAATACGACTCCGCAGGAAATTACTCCATACTCGGTGATTATGGGTTTACTAATGGCTGTTTTGTTTTCTGCAGCAGCAGCCTATCTTGGCTTAAAGATCGGTCAGGTCTTCGAAGCTGCTATTCCGATTGCAATAATTGCAGTTGGAGTTTCAACTTTGATGAAAATAAAAAGTCCGCTCGGACAAAATGTAATTATTCAATCCATCGGACAAAATTCAGGTTTGATAGTTGCAGGAGCAATCTTCACAATTCCTGCATTGTATATCCTAAATCTTGATGCGGAATTTTTTCAAATATTTTTAGCTTCTTCATTTGGTGGTGTACTCGGAATTCTTTTTCTGATTCCTTTCAGAAAATATTTTGTTGCAGAAATGCACGGACAATTTCCGTTTCCCGAAGCAACAGCAACAACAGAAATATTAGTAGCTGGAGAAAAAGGCGGTAAACAGGCTTTAGTTTTAGTAGTGAGTGGATTAATCGGTGGTATTTATGATTTTATCATTGCAACATTTGGCTGGTGGAGTGAAGTTTTTACCACAAGGGTTTTTGGCTTTGGCGAAATGCTCGCCGATAAATTTAAGCTTGTCTTTCGTTTGAATCTTGGTGCAGCAGTGATGGGACTTGGATACATAGTTGGATTAAAATACTCGGCAATAATAGCTGCAGGTTCATTTGTTTCCTGGTATTTATTAATTCCGGTCATCTCTTACATCGGTGGCGGACTTACGGAAACTTTTGGTACTGGAGCCACAAAATTAATTTCTGCAATGAGTGCCGAAGAAATTTTCAGGCAGTATGTCCGGCACGTTGGTATAGGCGGAATTGCAATGGCAGGAATTATCGGGATTATTCGATCTTCCAAAATCATCCGAGACGCTATCTCTCTCGGATTCAAAGAAATATTTGAAAAGAAACACGCCAACAATACTCAGGTCAGAACCCAACGTGATCTTCCAATGAAAATTATTATAGTAGGAATTGTACTCACCGCAATTCTTCTGCTTGTTTTCTTTTATATGGGTGTTGTTTATGATATCGGCTGGGCTTTGGCTGGTTTACTGATCGTTCTTGTGATTTCATTTTTATTTACGACCGTTGCAGCAAATGCAATCGCTATTGTCGGAACAAATCCTGTAAGCGGAATGACATTGATGACATTAATTCTGTCTTCAATAATTCTTACTTCGGTAGGATTAAAAGGAAGTTCAGGTATGATTGCTGCTCTTATTATCGGCGGCGTTGTTTGTACAGCTCTTTCAATGGCTGGCGGTTTTATTACAGATTTAAAAATTGGTTATTGGCTTGGTTCATCTCCAATCAAACAGGAAAGATGGAAATTTCTTGGAGTTCTTGTTTCTGCTTTAACTGTTGGTTTTGTTATTATGATTTTAAATGAAACTTACGGTTTTGTTGGCGAGGGTGCTTTGGTTGCACCACAAGCAAATGCAATGGCTGCTGTAATTCAACCATTGATGGATCAACAGCCAGCACCGTGGACGCTTTATATTGTTGGTGCTATACTGGCTTTAGTTTTAACAATGATCAAAGTTCCTGCTCTTGCATTTGCACTTGGTATGTATATTCCACTTGAGTTAAACACTCCGCTTTTAGTTGGTGGATTGATTGCTCATTTCGTTTCTACAAGAAGTAAAGATGAAAATATTAATAATGCCAGAAGAGAAAGAGGAACATTAATCGCTTCAGGTTTTATTGCTGGCGGAGCTTTGATGGGAGTTGTTAGTGCAATCCTCAGATGGCAGGGATTGAACTGGGTCAATTACGATTGGGCAGAATCACACGCTGCTGAATTAATTGGAATCGTAATGTTTGCGTTGCTTTGTGTTTATATGATCTGGGATTCATTGAGAGGTAAACCGGATACAGATTAA
- a CDS encoding S8 family serine peptidase, translating into MNSIKIFMLCFLAAISVYTQDIGQTFLELKDTGVKEFLTLHPEYDGRGTIIIILDTGVDIGVDGLKKTSTGEIKFIDVQDFTHEGDVSYYEADVETDDGKTIFTHDTLSVTASSSLQYSSKDNIYYIGGFAENILKNSGSGAGDLNGDGDLEDVFGIVLFETTERN; encoded by the coding sequence ATGAATAGCATTAAAATTTTTATGTTGTGTTTTCTTGCAGCCATTTCGGTTTACACTCAGGATATCGGGCAGACTTTTCTTGAATTAAAAGATACTGGTGTAAAGGAATTTTTAACTCTTCATCCTGAATACGATGGCAGAGGAACTATTATTATTATTCTTGATACGGGTGTTGATATTGGTGTTGATGGACTTAAAAAAACATCAACCGGTGAAATTAAGTTTATCGATGTACAGGATTTTACTCACGAAGGTGACGTTAGTTATTACGAAGCTGACGTTGAGACCGATGATGGTAAAACAATTTTTACGCATGATACACTTTCAGTTACTGCATCATCATCATTACAATATTCATCGAAAGATAATATTTATTATATCGGAGGATTTGCAGAAAATATATTAAAAAACTCCGGTTCCGGTGCTGGTGATTTAAACGGAGATGGAGATCTTGAAGATGTTTTTGGAATTGTATTATTTGAAACTACTGAAAGGAACTGA